A genomic stretch from Ovis canadensis isolate MfBH-ARS-UI-01 breed Bighorn chromosome 5, ARS-UI_OviCan_v2, whole genome shotgun sequence includes:
- the DDX49 gene encoding probable ATP-dependent RNA helicase DDX49 isoform X2, translated as MAGFAELGLSSWLVEQCRQMGLKQPTPVQLGCIPAILEGRDCLGCAKTGSGKTAAFVLPILQKLSEDPYGIFCLVLTPTRELAYQIAEQFRVLGKPLGLKDCIVVGGMDMVAQALELSRKPHVVIATPGRLADHLRSSNTFSMKKIHFLVMDEADRLLEQGCTDFTVDLEVILAAVPARRQTLLFSATLTDTLRELQGLATNQPFFWEAQAPVRTVEQLDQRYLLVPEKVKDAYLVHLIQNFQDEHEDWSIIIFTNTCKTCQILCMMLRKFSFPTVALHSMMKQKERFAALAKFKSSIYRILIATDVASRGLDIPTVQVVINHNTPGLPKIYIHRVGRTARAEKKLEEFPVEEAQVLQILTQVNVVRRECEIKLEAANFDEKKEINKRKQMILEGKDPDLEAKRKAELAKIKQKNRRFKEKVEQTLQRQKASRADRRGRPPRARPEASLSPAPAQGPA; from the exons ATGGCAGGCTTCGCGGAGCTCGGGCTGTCTTCGTGGCTCGTGGAACAGTGTCGGCAGATGGGTTTGAAGCAGCCCACGCCTGTGCAGCTGGGCTGCATCCCCGCCATCCTGGAGG GTCGGGACTGCCTGGGCTGTGCCAAGACAGGCAGCGGCAAGACAGCAGCGTTTGTCCTGCCCATCTTGCAGAAGCTGTCTGAAGATCCCTATGGCATTTTCTGCCTCGTGCTGACACCCACCAG GGAGCTGGCCTATCAGATCGCAGAGCAGTTCCGGgtcctgggaaagcctctgggcTTGAAAGACTGCATCGTCGTTGGCGGCATGG ACATGGTGGCCCAGGCCCTGGAGCTCTCCCGGAAACCACACGTAGTCATTGCCACACCGGGGCGCCTGGCTGACCACCTCCGCAGCTCTAACACCTTCAGCATGAAGAAGATCCACTTCCTG GTGATGGATGAGGCGGACAGGCTGTTGGAGCAGGGTTGCACTGACTTCACCGTCGACCTGGAGGTCATCCTGGCAGCCGTGCCTGCCCGCAGGCAGACGCTGCTCTTCAGCGCCACGCTGACCGACACACTGAGGGAGCTTCAGGGCCTGGCCACCAACCAGCCCTTCTTCTGGGAGGCTCAGGCCCC GGTGCGCACCGTAGAACAGCTGGACCAGCGCTACCTGCTAGTGCCTGAGAAGGTCAAGGATGCCTACCTGGTCCACCTGATCCAGAACTTCCAGGACGAGCATGAGGACTGGTCTATCATCATCTTTACCAACACGTGCAA GACCTGCCAGATCCTATGCATGATGCTACGCAAGTTCAGCTTCCCCACTGTGGCTCTGCATTCCATGATGAAACAG AAAGAACGCTTCGCCGCCCTGGCCAAGTTCAAGTCCAGCATCTACCGGATCCTGATCGCAACGGACGTGGCCTCCCG GGGCCTGGACATTCCCACTGTGCAGGTGGTCATCAACCACAACACCCCCGGACTCCCAAAGATCTACATCCACCGAGTTGGCCGGACAGCTCGCGCAG AGAAGAAGCTGGAGGAGTTCCCAGTGGAGGAAGCCCAGGTCCTACAGATCCTCACACAGGTCAACGTGGTGCGGAGGGAGTGTGAGATT AAACTGGAGGCAGCCAACTTCGATGAAAAGAAGGAGATTAACAAGAGGAAGCAGATGATTCTGGAGGGGAAG GACCCTGACCTGGAGGCGAAGCGCAAGGCCGAGCTAGCCAAGATCAAGCAGAAGAACCGGCGCTTCAAGGAGAAAGTGGAGCAGACACTGCAGCGGCAAAAGGCCAGCAGGGCTGACCGCAGGGGGCGCCCACCCAGGGCCCGGCCTGAGGCTTCCTTGTCCCCAGCACCCGCTCAGGGTCCAGCCTGA
- the DDX49 gene encoding probable ATP-dependent RNA helicase DDX49 isoform X1, which produces MAGFAELGLSSWLVEQCRQMGLKQPTPVQLGCIPAILEGRDCLGCAKTGSGKTAAFVLPILQKLSEDPYGIFCLVLTPTRELAYQIAEQFRVLGKPLGLKDCIVVGGMDMVAQALELSRKPHVVIATPGRLADHLRSSNTFSMKKIHFLVMDEADRLLEQGCTDFTVDLEVILAAVPARRQTLLFSATLTDTLRELQGLATNQPFFWEAQAPVRTVEQLDQRYLLVPEKVKDAYLVHLIQNFQDEHEDWSIIIFTNTCKTCQILCMMLRKFSFPTVALHSMMKQKERFAALAKFKSSIYRILIATDVASRGLDIPTVQVVINHNTPGLPKIYIHRVGRTARAGRQGQAVTLVTQYDIHLVHAIEEQIKKKLEEFPVEEAQVLQILTQVNVVRRECEIKLEAANFDEKKEINKRKQMILEGKDPDLEAKRKAELAKIKQKNRRFKEKVEQTLQRQKASRADRRGRPPRARPEASLSPAPAQGPA; this is translated from the exons ATGGCAGGCTTCGCGGAGCTCGGGCTGTCTTCGTGGCTCGTGGAACAGTGTCGGCAGATGGGTTTGAAGCAGCCCACGCCTGTGCAGCTGGGCTGCATCCCCGCCATCCTGGAGG GTCGGGACTGCCTGGGCTGTGCCAAGACAGGCAGCGGCAAGACAGCAGCGTTTGTCCTGCCCATCTTGCAGAAGCTGTCTGAAGATCCCTATGGCATTTTCTGCCTCGTGCTGACACCCACCAG GGAGCTGGCCTATCAGATCGCAGAGCAGTTCCGGgtcctgggaaagcctctgggcTTGAAAGACTGCATCGTCGTTGGCGGCATGG ACATGGTGGCCCAGGCCCTGGAGCTCTCCCGGAAACCACACGTAGTCATTGCCACACCGGGGCGCCTGGCTGACCACCTCCGCAGCTCTAACACCTTCAGCATGAAGAAGATCCACTTCCTG GTGATGGATGAGGCGGACAGGCTGTTGGAGCAGGGTTGCACTGACTTCACCGTCGACCTGGAGGTCATCCTGGCAGCCGTGCCTGCCCGCAGGCAGACGCTGCTCTTCAGCGCCACGCTGACCGACACACTGAGGGAGCTTCAGGGCCTGGCCACCAACCAGCCCTTCTTCTGGGAGGCTCAGGCCCC GGTGCGCACCGTAGAACAGCTGGACCAGCGCTACCTGCTAGTGCCTGAGAAGGTCAAGGATGCCTACCTGGTCCACCTGATCCAGAACTTCCAGGACGAGCATGAGGACTGGTCTATCATCATCTTTACCAACACGTGCAA GACCTGCCAGATCCTATGCATGATGCTACGCAAGTTCAGCTTCCCCACTGTGGCTCTGCATTCCATGATGAAACAG AAAGAACGCTTCGCCGCCCTGGCCAAGTTCAAGTCCAGCATCTACCGGATCCTGATCGCAACGGACGTGGCCTCCCG GGGCCTGGACATTCCCACTGTGCAGGTGGTCATCAACCACAACACCCCCGGACTCCCAAAGATCTACATCCACCGAGTTGGCCGGACAGCTCGCGCAG GGCGGCAGGGACAGGCCGTCACGCTGGTGACGCAGTATGACATCCACCTGGTTCACGCCATCGAGGAGCAGATCa AGAAGAAGCTGGAGGAGTTCCCAGTGGAGGAAGCCCAGGTCCTACAGATCCTCACACAGGTCAACGTGGTGCGGAGGGAGTGTGAGATT AAACTGGAGGCAGCCAACTTCGATGAAAAGAAGGAGATTAACAAGAGGAAGCAGATGATTCTGGAGGGGAAG GACCCTGACCTGGAGGCGAAGCGCAAGGCCGAGCTAGCCAAGATCAAGCAGAAGAACCGGCGCTTCAAGGAGAAAGTGGAGCAGACACTGCAGCGGCAAAAGGCCAGCAGGGCTGACCGCAGGGGGCGCCCACCCAGGGCCCGGCCTGAGGCTTCCTTGTCCCCAGCACCCGCTCAGGGTCCAGCCTGA
- the HOMER3 gene encoding homer protein homolog 3: MSTAREQPIFSTRAHVFQIDPATKRNWIPAGKHALTVSYFYDATRNVYRIISLGGAKAIINSTVTPNMTFTKTSQKFGQWADSRANTVYGLGFASEQHLTQFAEKFQEVKEAARLAREKSQDGGELTSPALGLTAHQVPPSPLVSANGPGDEKLFRSQSADAPGPAERERLKKMLSEGSVGEVQWEAEFFALQDSNNKLAGALREANAAAAQWRQQLEAQRAEAERLRQRVAELEAQAAAEPPAVSEKEGPSQSLEQLEALVQTKDQEIQTLRSQTSGSREATDTEREETQQKVQDLETRNAELEHQLRATERSLEEARVERERARAEVGRAAQLLDVRLFELSELREGLARLAEGAP; encoded by the exons ATGTCCACAGCCAG GGAGCAGCCCATCTTCAGCACACGGGCACACGTGTTCCAGATCGACCCGGCCACCAAGCGGAACTGGATCCCTGCGGGCAAACACGCACTCACTGTCTCCTACTTTTACGATGCCACCCGCAATGTCTACCGAATCATCAGCCTTGGGGGTGCCAAG GCCATCATCAACAGCACTGTCACTCCCAACATGACCTTTACCAAAACCTCCCAGAAGTTTGGACAGTGGGCAGACAGTCGCGCCAACACTGTCTATGGTCTTGGCTTTGCTTCTGAACAGCATCTGACTCAG TTTGCTGAGAAGTTCCAGGAAGTGAAGGAGGCAGCAAGGCTGGCACGGGAGAAATCCCAGGATGGGGGAGAACTCACCAGTCCAGCGCTGGGGCTCACTGCCCACCAG GTGCCTCCGAGCCCCCTCGTCAGCGCCAATGGCCCCGGCGATGAGAAGCTATTCCGCAGCCAGAGCGCGGATGCCCCGGGCCCCGCTGAACGCGAGCGGCTCAAAAAGATGCTGTCCGAAGG CTCCGTGGGCGAGGTGCAGTGGGAGGCCGAGTTCTTCGCGCTGCAGGACAGTAACAACAAGTTGGCCGGCGCCCTGCGAGAGGCCAACGCGGCCGCCGCCCAGTGGAGGCAGCAGCTGGAGGCCCAGCGCGCAGAGGCTGAGAGGCTGCGGCAGCGG GTGGCTGAGCTGGAAGCCCAGGCTGCGGCAGAGCCACCTGCGGTCAGTGAGAAGGAGGGACCCAGCCAGTCATTGGAGCAGCTGGAGGCGCTAGTGCAAACTAAAGACCAG GAGATCCAGACCCTGAGGAGCCAGACTAGTGGATCCCGTGAGGCCACAGACACCGAGCGCGAGGAGACGCAGCAGAAGGTGCAG GATCTGGAAACCCGAAACGCAGAGCTGGAGCACCAGCTGCGGGCCACGGAGCGCAGCCTGGAGGAGGCCCGGGTCGAGCGGGAGCGGGCACGGGCCGAGGTGGGCCGGGCCGCACAGCTGCTGGACGTCAGGCTGTTTGAGCTGAGCGAGCTGCGGGAAGGGCTGGCCCGCCTGGCCGAGGGTGCACCCTGA